In Amaranthus tricolor cultivar Red isolate AtriRed21 chromosome 5, ASM2621246v1, whole genome shotgun sequence, a genomic segment contains:
- the LOC130812892 gene encoding uncharacterized protein LOC130812892 isoform X1 — MGKKQKKAGKGKEKTERKTAKAEEKKARRESKKLSPEDDIDAILLSIQKEEAKKKDVHVDENVPAPSPRSNCSLSINPVKETELILYGGEFYNGNKTFVYGDLYRYDIEKQEWKLVSSPNSPPPRSAHQAVAWKNYLYIFGGEFTSPNQERFHHYKDFWVLDLKTNQWEQLNYKGAPSPRSGHRMVLYKHKIIVFGGFYDTLREVRYLNDLHVFDLDQFKWQEIKPRPGCMWPSPRSGFQLAVYQDEIFLYGGYFKEVASDKSSSTEKGVVHSDMWSLDPRTWEWNKVKKSGMPPGPRAGFSMCVHKKRAVLFGGVVDMETGGDVMMSLFLNELYGFQLDNHRWYPLELRKEKSSKDKLKKMGGENIHASLLEKKASLSHIDTGVANRDDTAMVDKESGNKLEESISEMSIETDYNGSSGRLGSKSDSGYLEPDTNLESQNITSPEVVKPCGRINACLAVGKDTLYLYGGMMEIKDREITLDDLYTLNLSKLDEWKCIIPASESEWVEASEEEGDDEDEEDEDDSEDGESSGEQTDDDEEMEDVNDDEKSRQIGDAVALIKGEGKNLRRKEKRARIEQIRASLGLSDSMRTPVPGESLREFYKRTNMYWQMAAYEHTQHTGKELRKDGFDLADARYRELKPLLDELAVLEEEQKAEEQEAAESSSKRGNNKKNRVSSSQR; from the exons ATGGGAAAGAAACAGAAGAAGGCAGGGAAAGGCAAGGAGAAAACCGAGAGAAAAACCGCTAAAGCTGAAGAGAAAAAAGCTCGTCGTGAGTCTAAGAAGCTCTCCCCTGAAGATGACATTGATGCTATTTTG TTGAGTATACAGAAAGAGGAAGCTAAAAAGAAGGATGTTCATGTTGATGAGAATGTGCCTGCCCCATCTCCACGGTCGAATTGCTCG TTGAGTATAAATCCAGTGAAAGAGACTGAATTAATCCTTTATGGTGGTGAATTCTACAATGGCAATAAG ACATTTGTTTACGGTGATCTTTATCGCTATGATATCGAAAAGCAAGAGTGGAAATTGGTATCCAGCCCTAATAGTCCACCACCTCGTAGTGCACATCAAGCTGTTGCTTGGAAGAATTACCTCTATATCTTTG GTGGCGAATTTACATCTCCAAATCAAGAGAGATTTCATCATTACAAG GACTTTTGGGTGTTGGATTTAAAAACTAATCAATGGGAGCAATTGAATTACAAGGGAGCTCCAAGTCCACGGTCTGGTCATCGGATG GTTTTGTACAAGCATAAGATTATAGTGTTTGGTGGATTTTATGACACTCTTAGAGAAGTAAG ATACCTTAATGATCTGCATGTATTTGACCTGGATCAATTCAAG TGGCAAGAAATAAAGCCTCGACCCGGGTGCATGTGGCCTAGTCCACGGAGTGGCTTTCAACTTGCTGTTTATCAAGACGAG ATATTTTTGTATGGAGGTTATTTCAAAGAAGTTGCTTCGGATAAAAGTAGCAGCACGGAGAAGGGAGTAGTCCACTCTGACATGTGGTCTTTGGACCCTAGAACTTGGGAATGGAATAAG GTAAAGAAAAGTGGAATGCCTCCAGGACCTCGTGCTGGATTTTCTATGTGTGTCCACAAGAAAAGAGCTGTGCTTTTTGGAGGAGTGGTGGACATGGAAACTGGTG GTGATGTTATGATGAGTCTATTTTTAAATGAACTATATGGTTTCCAGCTGGACAATCACCGCTG GTACCCGTTGGAGCTCCGGAAGGAAAAGTCCAGCAAAGATAAG TTGAAAAAGATGGGTGGTGAGAATATTCATGCAAGTTTACTTGAAAAAAAGGCTAGTTTATCACATATAGACACTGGTGTAGCAAATAGAGACGATACAGCTATGGTTGACAAAGAATCAGGAAATAAATTGGAGGAGAGCATAAGTGAGATGTCTATTGAGACAGACTATAATGGAAGCAGTGGTAGACTGGGCTCAAAATCTGACAGCGGGTATCTGGAACCCGATACCAACTTGGaatcacaaaatattacttCACCAGAG GTAGTGAAGCCTTGTGGACGAATTAATGCGTGCCTGGCGGTTGGAAAAGATACATTGTACTTGTATGGGGGCATGATGGAGATCAAAGATCGTGAAATTACGCTTGATGATCTGTACACTCTTAATCTCAGCAAATTGGATGAATGGAAATGCATAATACCA GCTTCAGAATCTGAATGGGTTGAAGCTTCAGAGGAGGAAGgtgatgatgaggatgaagaagacGAAGATGACAGTGAAGATGGTGAAAGCAGCGGTGAGCAGAccgatgatgatgaagaaatggaG GATGTTAATGATGACGAGAAATCGCGTCAAATAGGGGATGCTGTTGCTTTAATAAAAGGGGAAGGAAAGAATCTCCGAAGGAAGGAAAAACGCGCAAGAATAGAGCAAATCAGAGCTAGTCTTGGACTTTCAGATTCAATGAGAACGCCTGTG CCTGGTGAATCTTTGAGAGAGTTCTATAAGCGCACCAATATGTACTGGCAAATGGCAGCTTATGAACACACCCAACACACTGGGAAG GAGCTTCGGAAAGATGGTTTTGATCTTGCTGATGCTCGATATAGGGAGCTGAAACCGCTTCTTGATGAG TTGGCTGTGCTGGAAGAGGAACAGAAGGCCGAAGAGCAAGAAGCGGCTGAATCAAGCTCTAAAAGaggaaacaacaaaaaaaacagGGTGTCATCCTCTCAAAGATAA
- the LOC130812892 gene encoding uncharacterized protein LOC130812892 isoform X2 gives MGKKQKKAGKGKEKTERKTAKAEEKKARRESKKLSPEDDIDAILLSIQKEEAKKKDVHVDENVPAPSPRSNCSLSINPVKETELILYGGEFYNGNKTFVYGDLYRYDIEKQEWKLVSSPNSPPPRSAHQAVAWKNYLYIFGGEFTSPNQERFHHYKDFWVLDLKTNQWEQLNYKGAPSPRSGHRMVLYKHKIIVFGGFYDTLREVRYLNDLHVFDLDQFKWQEIKPRPGCMWPSPRSGFQLAVYQDEIFLYGGYFKEVASDKSSSTEKGVVHSDMWSLDPRTWEWNKVKKSGMPPGPRAGFSMCVHKKRAVLFGGVVDMETGGDVMMSLFLNELYGFQLDNHRWYPLELRKEKSSKDKLKKMGGENIHASLLEKKASLSHIDTGVANRDDTAMVDKESGNKLEESISEMSIETDYNGSSGRLGSKSDSGYLEPDTNLESQNITSPEVVKPCGRINACLAVGKDTLYLYGGMMEIKDREITLDDLYTLNLSKLDEWKCIIPASESEWVEASEEEGDDEDEEDEDDSEDGESSGEQTDDDEEMEDVNDDEKSRQIGDAVALIKGEGKNLRRKEKRARIEQIRASLGLSDSMRTPVIYWLVGSIEHSIISFASCEAW, from the exons ATGGGAAAGAAACAGAAGAAGGCAGGGAAAGGCAAGGAGAAAACCGAGAGAAAAACCGCTAAAGCTGAAGAGAAAAAAGCTCGTCGTGAGTCTAAGAAGCTCTCCCCTGAAGATGACATTGATGCTATTTTG TTGAGTATACAGAAAGAGGAAGCTAAAAAGAAGGATGTTCATGTTGATGAGAATGTGCCTGCCCCATCTCCACGGTCGAATTGCTCG TTGAGTATAAATCCAGTGAAAGAGACTGAATTAATCCTTTATGGTGGTGAATTCTACAATGGCAATAAG ACATTTGTTTACGGTGATCTTTATCGCTATGATATCGAAAAGCAAGAGTGGAAATTGGTATCCAGCCCTAATAGTCCACCACCTCGTAGTGCACATCAAGCTGTTGCTTGGAAGAATTACCTCTATATCTTTG GTGGCGAATTTACATCTCCAAATCAAGAGAGATTTCATCATTACAAG GACTTTTGGGTGTTGGATTTAAAAACTAATCAATGGGAGCAATTGAATTACAAGGGAGCTCCAAGTCCACGGTCTGGTCATCGGATG GTTTTGTACAAGCATAAGATTATAGTGTTTGGTGGATTTTATGACACTCTTAGAGAAGTAAG ATACCTTAATGATCTGCATGTATTTGACCTGGATCAATTCAAG TGGCAAGAAATAAAGCCTCGACCCGGGTGCATGTGGCCTAGTCCACGGAGTGGCTTTCAACTTGCTGTTTATCAAGACGAG ATATTTTTGTATGGAGGTTATTTCAAAGAAGTTGCTTCGGATAAAAGTAGCAGCACGGAGAAGGGAGTAGTCCACTCTGACATGTGGTCTTTGGACCCTAGAACTTGGGAATGGAATAAG GTAAAGAAAAGTGGAATGCCTCCAGGACCTCGTGCTGGATTTTCTATGTGTGTCCACAAGAAAAGAGCTGTGCTTTTTGGAGGAGTGGTGGACATGGAAACTGGTG GTGATGTTATGATGAGTCTATTTTTAAATGAACTATATGGTTTCCAGCTGGACAATCACCGCTG GTACCCGTTGGAGCTCCGGAAGGAAAAGTCCAGCAAAGATAAG TTGAAAAAGATGGGTGGTGAGAATATTCATGCAAGTTTACTTGAAAAAAAGGCTAGTTTATCACATATAGACACTGGTGTAGCAAATAGAGACGATACAGCTATGGTTGACAAAGAATCAGGAAATAAATTGGAGGAGAGCATAAGTGAGATGTCTATTGAGACAGACTATAATGGAAGCAGTGGTAGACTGGGCTCAAAATCTGACAGCGGGTATCTGGAACCCGATACCAACTTGGaatcacaaaatattacttCACCAGAG GTAGTGAAGCCTTGTGGACGAATTAATGCGTGCCTGGCGGTTGGAAAAGATACATTGTACTTGTATGGGGGCATGATGGAGATCAAAGATCGTGAAATTACGCTTGATGATCTGTACACTCTTAATCTCAGCAAATTGGATGAATGGAAATGCATAATACCA GCTTCAGAATCTGAATGGGTTGAAGCTTCAGAGGAGGAAGgtgatgatgaggatgaagaagacGAAGATGACAGTGAAGATGGTGAAAGCAGCGGTGAGCAGAccgatgatgatgaagaaatggaG GATGTTAATGATGACGAGAAATCGCGTCAAATAGGGGATGCTGTTGCTTTAATAAAAGGGGAAGGAAAGAATCTCCGAAGGAAGGAAAAACGCGCAAGAATAGAGCAAATCAGAGCTAGTCTTGGACTTTCAGATTCAATGAGAACGCCTGTG ATTTATTGGCTAGTAGGTAGCATCGAGCACTCAATTATCTCTTTTGCATCTTGTGAAGCCTGGTGA
- the LOC130813847 gene encoding pentatricopeptide repeat-containing protein At5g46460, mitochondrial — protein MHISLTIFSLCYRFISPIQIMVHKNFPLSYTICICRTMSTYMTEQRLGSTGQSFGMIPHSNVSVCTKMITNYTKYGRLRDALHLFDQMPIRDTIAWNSIIKGCLDCDNMTMARMFFNEMPDRNVVSWTTMINGYMQFGKVEVAEGLFKEMPFKDVAVWNSMIHGYFINGRVTDAVKMFEDMPFRNIVSWTSMISGLDQNGRSADALRIFKQMVSCGIETTATMFSCLITACANSMAVELGTQIHARIVKLGCIVEEFISSSLITFYANCKQPEISRKIFMENVHYSVVVWTSLLTGYSLNSKYDQALTVFSDMTKMGIFPNESSFTSVLNLCCSLMSLGKGQIVHAEVIKLGFEASAFVGNSLVTLYSRCGNIEDAIKAFKRIKVKNLVTWNSIIVGSAQHGRALWAFILFAQILRAGVEPDEITLTGLLYAIDHSGMFLKGRQFFLYFRKYTSIKLNVQHYGCMVDILCRSGELVEAEEFINTMPIKANSLMLLNLLGACRTHSNIEIAERVSKYILDLDPHCNAAHTILSNIYASAERWNDVSRVRLQMKSRKIETQEGCSWLNEGG, from the coding sequence ATGCACATATCGCTCACAATCTTCTCACTTTGTTACAGATTCATATCCCCAATTCAAATAATGGTTCACAAGAATTTTCCCCTTTCTTACACAATTTGTATCTGTAGGACAATGTCAACTTACATGACTGAGCAACGATTAGGGTCAACTGGTCAAAGTTTTGGAATGATTCCACATTCAAATGTAAGTGTGTGTACCAAAATGATCACAAATTACACAAAATATGGTAGGCTTAGAGATGCACTCCACCTGTTCGACCAAATGCCTATAAGAGATACAATAGCTTGGAATTCTATTATTAAAGGGTGTTTAGATTGTGATAATATGACTATGGCGAGAATGTTTTTTAATGAAATGCCTGACAGAAATGTTGTTTCTTGGACCACGATGATAAATGGGTATATGCAGTTTGGCAAAGTAGAGGTGGCTGAAGGATTGTTTAAAGAAATGCCTTTTAAAGATGTTGCTGTTTGGAATTCTATGATTCATGGGTATTTTATTAATGGTAGAGTTACTGATGCTGTTAAGATGTTTGAAGATATGCCTTTTAGGAATATTGTTTCTTGGACTTCCATGATTAGTGGGCTTGATCAAAATGGGAGAAGTGCTGATGCCTTAAGAATATTCAAGCAGATGGTTAGCTGTGGGATTGAGACCACAGCGACTATGTTTTCGTGTTTGATTACAGCTTGTGCCAATTCAATGGCTGTTGAGCTTGGTACACAGATTCATGCCCGCATTGTCAAGCTGGGGTGCATTGTCGAAGAATTTATATCTTCTTCTTTAATAACATTCTACGCAAATTGTAAACAACCGGAAATTTCTAGAAAGATCTTTATGGAAAATGTGCATTATAGTGTAGTTGTGTGGACATCCCTCCTAACGGGTTATAGTTTGAACTCCAAGTACGATCAAGCATTGACTGTATTTAGTGACATGACGAAAATGGGTATTTTTCCTAATGAGTCTTCCTTCACTAGTGTGTTAAATTTGTGCTGTTCACTAATGTCTCTTGGTAAAGGACAAATCGTCCATGCGGAAGTCATCAAACTGGGATTTGAGGCTTCGGCATTTGTGGGAAATTCACTTGTAACTTTGTATTCTAGATGTGGAAATATTGAGGATGCAATCAAAgcatttaaaagaataaaagtgAAAAACCTCGTCACCTGGAACTCGATTATTGTTGGTAGTGCACAGCATGGGCGTGCTCTCTGGGCATTTATTTTGTTCGCACAGATTCTACGTGCTGGTGTGGAACCTGATGAAATTACCTTAACAGGCTTGCTTTATGCTATTGATCATTCTGGCATGTTCTTGAAAGGGAGGCAATTTTTTCTGTATTTCAGAAAGTATACTTCAATAAAATTGAATGTTCAGCATTATGGTTGCATGGTGGATATCTTGTGCCGTTCTGGAGAATTAGTTGAAGCAGAAGAATTTATCAATACTATGCCGATAAAAGCAAACTCGCTAATGCTGTTAAATCTACTTGGTGCATGTAGAACACACTCTAATATCGAAATAGCTGAGAGAGTGTCGAAGTATATACTTGATCTTGATCCACATTGTAATGCAGCTCATACTATATTATCGAATATATATGCTTCAGCTGAACGATGGAATGATGTTTCAAGAGTAAGATTGCAGATGAAAAGCAGAAAAATAGAAACACAAGAAGGATGTAGCTGGCTGAATGAAGGAGGATAA
- the LOC130813850 gene encoding putative indole-3-acetic acid-amido synthetase GH3.9 — MDGKKLEYKGEEALKELERLTNNPDEVQENILKQIITVNGNTEYLNKYLKGSNDVFTFKNRVPVIGYTGIQPYIQRIANGEDSSLISGHTIVEMLCSSGTSNGEPKLMPSIAEDLDRRTFVYNLIMPIVNQYIPGLDQGKAMYLYFVKAEMSTPCGLPARAVLTSYYKSKHFKGRDRNVPFFDFTSPDQAILCDDSQQSMYCQLLAGLILRHQVLRLGAVFASAFLRSITFLEKNWVRLCNDIRKGKLDASITNPECQLAMLSLLASPNPSLANEIEEICSDLSWKGILCRLWPKAKYIEAVVTGSMAQYIPSLEYYSDKKLPLFCPMYAATESFFGVNLKPLSDPSEVSFTLLPNMCYFEFIPLGENSWSLDEDTEIPLNKLVVLSQVKIGCFYEIVVTTFAGLNRYRIGDVLQVTGFYNKTPQFKFICRRNVALSLDNDKTSEEDLHKSITIAKKLLEPHNAMLLEYTSFADASSAPGHYVLYWEIGYINPKLAQPPLNEVLKECCITVENELDYTYRRCRSHDKAIGQLEIRIVKPGTFEALMDLYINQGGSINQYKTPRCIKSKAALKLLEANVQDCVFSPRDPIWNP, encoded by the exons ATGGATGGAAAGAAGTTGGAATACAAAGGTGAAGAGGCCTTAAAGGAGTTAGAGAGGTTAACAAACAATCCTGATGAAGTTCAAGAGAATATCTTAAAACAAATTATTACTGTAAATGGAAATACAGAGTATCTAAACAAGTATCTTAAGGGTTCTAATGATGTTTTTACCTTCAAAAATCGAGTTCCTGTCATTGGGTATACCGGCATTCAGCCTTATATCCAACGGATTGCTAACGGCGAGGACTCGTCTCTTATCTCCGGCCATACTATTGTTGAGATGTTATGCAG TTCAGGGACTTCAAATGGGGAGCCTAAACTGATGCCTTCAATAGCTGAAGATCTTGACAGAAGAACATTCGTTTATAACCTTATTATGCCTATTGTTAACCA GTACATTCCCGGTTTGGATCAAGGAAAGGCCATGTACCTCTACTTTGTGAAGGCAGAAATGTCCACCCCTTGTGGCTTACCAGCAAGAGCAGTCCTTACAAGCTATTACAAAAGCAAACATTTTAAAGGGCGTGACAGAAATGTTCCATTTTTTGATTTCACTAGTCCTGATCAAGCCATCCTATGTGATGACAGCCAACAAAGCATGTACTGTCAATTACTTGCCGGTCTTATTCTCCGACACCAAGTTCTTCGTCTTGGGGCTGTTTTTGCCTCTGCCTTTCTCCGGTCTATAACTTTTCTCGAGAAAAATTGGGTTCGCTTATGCAATGACATAAGGAAAGGCAAATTAGATGCTTCCATTACTAACCCGGAATGTCAATTGGCAATGTTAAGCTTATTGGCGTCGCCTAATCCTAGCTTAGCCAATGAAATCGAGGAGATATGTAGTGACTTATCATGGAAAGGGATTTTGTGTAGGCTCTGGCCTAAAGCAAAGTATATTGAAGCAGTTGTAACTGGTTCTATGGCACAATATATTCCATCACTTGAGTATTATAGTGATAAGAAATTGCCATTGTTTTGCCCTATGTATGCTGCAACTGAGTCCTTTTTTGGTGTCAACTTGAAGCCTTTGTCTGATCCATCTGAGGTTTCTTTTACCCTTTTGCCGAATATGTGTTACTTCGAGTTTATTCCTCTTGGAGAAAATTCGTGGTCTCTTGACGAAGATACAGAGATTCCATTAAACAAGCTTGTGGTTCTTTCTCAAGTCAAGATTGGGTGTTTTTATGAAATTGTCGTTACCACTTTTGCTG GGCTCAACAGATATCGCATAGGCGATGTGCTACAAGTGACAGGCTTCTACAACAAGACTCCACAGTTTAAATTTATCTGTCGTAGAAACGTTGCTCTTAGCCTAGACAACGACAAAACAAGTGAAGAAGACCTGCACAAGAGCATCACAATTGCAAAAAAATTGCTAGAACCACACAACGCCATGCTGCTCGAGTACACTAGCTTTGCTGATGCCTCATCCGCACCAGGGCACTACGTTCTATACTGGGAAATAGGATACATCAACCCCAAACTCGCTCAACCCCCTCTCAACGAGGTTCTAAAAGAATGTTGCATAACTGTTGAGAATGAGCTAGACTACACATATCGAAGGTGTAGGTCTCACGACAAAGCCATCGGACAGTTGGAGATCAGGATTGTGAAACCAGGCACATTTGAGGCACTTATGGATTTGTACATAAACCAAGGTGGGTCTATCAACCAATACAAAACACCAAGGTGCATCAAATCTAAGGCCGCGCTCAAGCTGCTTGAAGCGAATGTTCAGGACTGCGTTTTTAGCCCAAGAGATCCGATATGGAATCCGTAA